A genome region from Arachis duranensis cultivar V14167 chromosome 6, aradu.V14167.gnm2.J7QH, whole genome shotgun sequence includes the following:
- the LOC107492413 gene encoding auxin response factor 2B yields MDADGVTASSSPNAADEGVNNYKKDGDELYERVWRACAGECVYIPRVGDKVLYFPQGYLEQVASFTQHQQDGHVDIPVHNLPSKILCRVVSVQLKTEASRDEVFAQVTLLPESKQDELSSKDTDTAQIPSRSSVYSFSKILTSSDSGAHGGFSIPKRHAYECFPPLDMTLKPPAQELVARDLHGYDWRFRHIFRGQPRRNLLTSGWSTFLNSKKLAAGDTCIFFRGENGELRIGVRRAMKRQNIASPSASLISAHSMQLGILASASNAVATGSMFTVYHYPRTNPFEFIIPLQRYMKSTQMSYATGMRVQLLLDVEEPRKRYAGTVISMEDFDGIRWPGSEWRSLKVQWDATPHADMHPERVCPWWIEALDCAKQKHIPILPAPKKARPNNLPLPELSGFVKDEIIRYSSKPTAQRLERDLQGQDYNDVASPQPVLKQPSSKVICNSNLGIENQLRIPIQDPVHQCTGSSMSFPHEDLSTSSSNAYCPGSESQGWPSSESKDENDVPFGPHSSCTTYKLFGIYLTDCQSELPSPQFSAYSKIPSTISIPPMSHSSIYATIQAAKQCGNIQGVSSEKRCKKCRSDNSRSCTKVLKQGTALGRAIDLTRFAGYDELISELDWMFDFGGGLINGSSGWHVTCIDEDGDILLLGDFPWQDFRSMVQKMIIRPKDAINNPSPSSSAYPASI; encoded by the exons GTTGCTTCATTCACTCAGCATCAGCAAGATGGTCACGTGGATATTCCTGTGCATAATCTACCTTCTAAGATCCTGTGCCGGGTTGTGTCTGTTCAGTTAAAG ACTGAAGCTTCTAGAGACGAGGTTTTTGCTCAAGTTACTCTACTTCCAGAGTCCAAG CAAGATGAACTTAGTTCCAAGGACACAGACACAGCTCAGATACCCAGCAGATCTTCTGTATACTCCTTTAGCAAGATACTTACTTCATCAGACTCTGGTGCTCATGGCGGATTCTCTATTCCCAAGAGGCATGCTTATGAATGCTTCCCCCCTCTG GACATGACTCTTAAACCCCCAGCACAAGAGCTTGTTGCAAGAGACTTGCATGGGTACGACTGGCGCTTCCGACATATATTTCGTg GTCAGCCAAGACGAAACTTACTTACTAGCGGTTGGAGCACATTTTTAAACTCCAAAAAACTTGCTGCTGGAGATACATGCATATTCTTCAG GGGAGAAAACGGAGAACTCCGAATTGGGGTTCGTCGAGCTATGAAACGGCAAAATATTGCATCCCCATCTGCTTCTCTGATATCAGCTCATAGCATGCAACTAGGAATACTGGCAAGTGCTTCCAATGCTGTTGCCACAGGATCCATGTTCACTGTATACCACTACCCTCG GACGAATCCCTTTGAATTTATCATTCCTTTGCAACGCTACATGAAGTCAACTCAAATGAGCTATGCAACTGGTATGAGAGTACAATTGCTGCTTGATGTTGAAGAACCTAGAAAAAG ATATGCAGGTACAGTAATCAGTATGGAAGATTTTGATGGCATTAGGTGGCCTGGTTCTGAATGGAGAAGCCTCAAG GTCCAATGGGATGCTACACCGCATGCAGATATGCATCCAGAAAGAGTTTGTCCTTGGTGGATTGAGGCCTTGGACTGTGCCAAGCAGAAACACATTCCTATTCTCCCCGCACCAAAGAAAGCCCGTCCAAATAACCTGCCGTTGCCTGAATTAAGTGGCTTTGTCAAGGATG AGATAATTCGGTATTCATCTAAGCCTACAGCTCAGAGATTGGAAAGGGACTTACAAGGTCAAGACTACAATGATGTAGCTTCTCCACAGCCTGTGCTAAAACAACCATCATCAAAGGTTATTTGTAACTCAAACCTTGGGATTGAGAATCAGCTTCGAATTCCGATTCAAGACCCTGTTCACCAGTGTACTGGAAGCTCAATGTCGTTTCCACATGAAGACTTGTCAACTTCCAGTTCAAATGCGTACTGTCCGGGATCTGAATCCCAAGGATGGCCTTCTTCTGAATCTAAAGATGAAAACGATGTTCCTTTTGGCCCACATAGCAGTTGTACTACATACAAGCTTTTTGGGATTTACTTAACTGATTGCCAATCGGAGCTCCCTTCACCACAATTTTCTGCTTACAGCAAGATTCCAAGTACCATTTCTATTCCTCCAATGTCTCACTCAAGTATTTATGCAACAATCCAGGCAGCAAAACAGTGCGGAAATATTCAAGGTGTTTCCTCAGAGAAAAGATGCAAGAAGTGTCGCTCTGATAATAGTAGAAGTTGCACAAAG GTTCTTAAGCAAGGAACTGCTCTTGGCAGAGCAATTGATCTCACTCGTTTTGCTGGATATGACGAACTCATTTCTGAACTTGACTGGATGTTTGATTTTGGCGGAGGCTTAATTAATGGAAGCAGTGGATGGCATGTGACCTGCATAGACGAGGATGGAGATATTTTGCTCCTGGGAGATTTCCCATGGCA GGACTTTCGATCCATGGTGCAAAAGATGATAATACGTCCAAAGGATGCAATTAACAATCCTAGTCCAAGCTCCTCTGCATATCCTGCAAGCATTTAG